The Longimicrobiales bacterium nucleotide sequence GGTTGCGACTGAGTCCGCCCGTGCACGTCAGGATGAGGTCGCCCATGCCCGCCAGGCCGGCGAGCGTGAGCGGGTTGGAGCCGAGCTTCACACCGAGGCGCGTGATCTCGGCAAGCCCCCGGGTGATGAGGGCAGCAGTGGCATTGTGTCCGAGTCCGAGTCCGACGGCCATGCCCGCCGCCACGGCGATCACGTTCTTCAGTGCGCCCCCGAGCTCGACGCCGGTCACGTCGCTGCTCGTGTAGCATCGGAAGTACGACGTCTGAAAGATCTCCTGCGCCTGCGCGGCTGCGGCCTCGTCGTGACTGGCGATCGTGACCGCCGTCGGCTGCCCCTGCGCCACCTCCAGCGCGAAGCTCGGACCCGACAGATAGCAGGAACGCGCGGCGGCCTCGGCGGGCAGCACTTCCGCCAGCACCTGCGCCATCGTCTTGAGCGTGTCCGTCTCGATGCCCTTCGATGCGCCGATCACGATGGCGTCCTGGCGCATGGATCCGGCCGCCTGCGCCATCACGTTCCGCACATGCTGTGCAGGACTGACCGACAGGATGCAGGAGGCACCAGCAACGGCTTCCTCGAGCGATGTCGTGGCTTGCAGGCGCTCGTCGAGCTGAATGTCGGTGAGATATACGGAATTGCGATGGCGGTTGTTGATCGACTCGGCGACATCCGGCTCGAACGACCAGATGCACACCGGATACCCCTTCTTCGCCAGCAGGTTGGCGAGCGCCGTACCCCAGCTCCCCGCCCCGACTACGCCAATGCGTTCGTTCACCTCGTCCGCTCCTCTGAAGTGGGTGGCGCCTGCGCGCGTCGTCCCCTCCTGAACCGATGCTCCTCGCCGCGCAGTAACCGCCGCATGTTGGCGCGATGCGCGTATATCACGAAGATCGACAATCCAACCGACAGCGCCAGGACGGAGCCGGGCGCGCCGGTGAGCGCGATCAGAAGCGGGAGCGCGGCAGCGGACGCGATGGATGCGAGCGACACGTACCCCGTCGCGAAGACGAGCACCATC carries:
- a CDS encoding NAD(P)H-dependent glycerol-3-phosphate dehydrogenase; the encoded protein is MNERIGVVGAGSWGTALANLLAKKGYPVCIWSFEPDVAESINNRHRNSVYLTDIQLDERLQATTSLEEAVAGASCILSVSPAQHVRNVMAQAAGSMRQDAIVIGASKGIETDTLKTMAQVLAEVLPAEAAARSCYLSGPSFALEVAQGQPTAVTIASHDEAAAAQAQEIFQTSYFRCYTSSDVTGVELGGALKNVIAVAAGMAVGLGLGHNATAALITRGLAEITRLGVKLGSNPLTLAGLAGMGDLILTCTGGLSRNRHVGVELGRGRTLDEVLAEMTMIAEGVQTTRAAHALALRSDIEMPIVAEVHAVLFEGRTAAEAVENLMMREPKAELWR